GCCGGTCCGCCCGCACGCCGCGCCGGAGACGGGGCGCCTCGCCTGGGTCGACGTCGCCAAGGGCATCTGCATCATCCTGGTGGTGATGATGCACTCCACCCTCGGGGTCGGCGAGGCGATGGGGGGCGAGGGCTTCATGCACCACGTCGTGGAATTCGCCAAACCGTTCCGGATTCCCGATTTCTTCCTCCTGTCGGGCCTGTTCGTCGGCCGCGTGGTCGATCGCGACTGGCGCCTCTTTTCCGACCGGCGCATCGTCCACTTCGCCTATTTCTACCTGCTGTGGATGGTGCTCCAATCGGCGGTGAAGTACGGCCAGATCACCGAGGGGGCGGGCCCGGGCGCGTTCCTCGCCCATCTCGCCCACGGCCTGATCGAGCCCTACTCGACCCTCTGGTTCATCTACCTGCTGGCGGTGTTCTCGGTCGCCGTGAAGCTGCTGCGCCGGGTGCCCGGCCCGGTGCTGCTGATCGGCGCCGCCCTGCTGCAACTGGCCCCGGTCCATACCGGCTCGACCCTCATCGACGAATTCTGCGCCCGCTTCGTCTACTTCGTCGCCGGCTATCTCTTCGCGGCCCGCATCTTCGCGCTGGCCGACTGGGTGCGGGCGCGGTCGGGCCTCGCGCTCGTCGGCCTCGCCGCCTGGGCGGGGATCGAGGGGGCGCTGGTCTTCACGCCGACCGGCTTCCCGTCTCATCCGAACCTGGCCGGCCTGCCGGGGGTGAGCCTGGTGCTGGGAGCCGCCGGCGCGCTCGCCATCGTGAGCGCCGCGGCCCTGCTGACCCGGGCCGGCGGCCCCGTCACGGCGATGCTCCGGGCCTGCGGCGAGCGCTCGATCGTGATCTACCTCGCCTTCTTCCTGCCGATGGCGGGGTTGCGCACGGTGCTGGTGAAGAGCGGGATCATCGCCGATGTCGGGGTCGTCTCGCTCCTCGTCACCGCGACCGCGGTGGCCGTGCCCCTCGGGATCGAGCGGTTGGTCCGCCACACCCCGGCCCGGTTCCTGTTCCGCCGGCCCGCCGCCTTCCACCTCGTCGGCGAGGAGCGCGCCACCCCGGCACCGGGCCTCGCCTCCGCTCGCGCGACCTGATCCCGCGGATCTCCGTTCACGAGTCTTCTTCCACGAGTCTTCGGCTCGGCGACGGCGCTCCCGCAAGGGGCGCCGTTTCACAGCCCGGCGGGCGCAGGGCATGTCTTCCCTCACGTCCTGACTTACGGTTAGCCGGACGGGCTGCGGCGCAATGGTCGCAAGTCTTTACCGATCATCAGCGATTTCCGCACAGATTCCGCCAAGGTCATGGAACCGGGGCGGACCCAGATGGAAGCGTGTTTCCGCCTCCGGGACGGCGCCGGCCTGTTGCTGCTCCTGCTTGCGCCACTCCTCGTCGTCGCCGTGCCACGCTCCGAGGCGGTGGCCGTGCTCGGCCGGCCCGGCAGCGGCATCGCCGAGGCGGCCGGCATCGTGGCGGCGGCGGGCGGCGTGCTGGTGCGGACGGGCGCGGCCGGCCTCGTCGTGGCGCGGTCGAGCGAGGCGGGCTTCGTCGGACGCCTCTACGGCGCCGGGGCGTGGCTGGTGCTCGACCCGGTCGTCGCCGGCGGCTGCGGCCCGGGACCTGACCCACAAGACGCTTCTTCTCCGTCACCGAGCGCTGCCCGATGATGACCGACGCCGACGATCTCCGCCGTTCCTACGCCCGCATCCTGATCGGCCTGCTCTGGGCCCACGTCCCGGTCGCGGCGGTGATACCGCTCCTGCCCGGCGAGGGTGGTACGCTGGCGCCGGCCGGCGCCGCGACCCTGCTTGCCACCCTCGCCACCCTGTCGTGGTGGCGCGACCCCACCGGGCTCCGGACCCGGATCGCCACCGCTTTGGCGCTCGTCGGCATGGCGGCCGTACTGCTCTACGCCAGCGCCGGCCATCCCTGGCAGATCGACCTGCACATGTACTTCTTCGCCTGCCTGGCGGTGCTCGCCGGCTGGTGCGACTGGCGGGTGATCCTGGCGGCCACGGCTGCCACGGCCCTGCACCACCTCGTCCTCAACCTCGTCCTGCCCGGCGCCGTCTTCCCCACGGGAGCGAGCCTGCAAAGGGTGCTGCTCCATGCCGGGATCCTGACGATCGAGGCGGCGATGCTGGCCTGGATCTGCCGCACCGTGTCCGGGACGCTGGCGGGGCTGGCGCGATCCGAGCGCGAGGCGCAAAGCCAGATGGCGCGCCTGCGCGACCTCGAGCGGCAGGGCGAGACCGCCCGCGAGGCGGCCGAGCACGATCGGCGCGAGAGCGTGATGCGGATGGCGGCGGCGTTCGAGGCGGCGGTGGGCGGCATCGTCGGCGAGGTCGCGGCGGCGGCGGGCGAATTGCAGGCGACGGCGCATGCGATGTCGCAGAAGGCGGGCAGCGCCGCCGCGCGCTCGGCAGAGGCCGAGGCCGCCGCGGGCCAGGCGGCCGGCGATGTCGGTGCCGTCGCGGCGGCGACGGAGGAGCTCGGCGCCTCGGTGCGCGAGGTCGGCCAGCAGGTCGGCGAATCCGCCGGCCTCGCCCGCGCCGCGGTCACGGAGGCCGACCGCACCGCTGCGCTCGTCGGCGAGCTGAGCGAGGCCGCCTCGCGGATCGGCGACGTGGTGAGCCTGATCTCGGGTGTCGCCGACCAGACCAACCTGCTGGCGCTGAACGCCACCATCGAGGCGGCCCGGGCGGGCGCGGCCGGCCGCGGCTTCGCGGTGGTGGCCGCCGAGGTGAAGGAACTGGCGAGCCAGACCGCGAAGGCGACCCAGGAGATCAGCGGCCAGATCGGCCGCATCCAGGGTGCGACCGGCGATGCCGTGCGGGCGATCGAGGCGATCGGCGGGCGCATCCGCGGCATCGACGGGGTCGCCGCCGCCGTCGCCGCGGCGGTCGAGGAGCAGGGCGCGGCGACCCGGGAGATCATCCGCGCCATGGACCGGGCCGCCGCCGGGACCGGCTCGCTCACCGCCACGATCGGCGCCGTGGCGCAGGCCGCCGGCGACACCGGCTCCGCCGCCGGCCGGGTGCTCGCCTCCGCCGATGCCCTGACCCATCAGGCCGATCATCTCGGGGCCGAGGTCGCGCGCTTCCTGCAGGGCGTGCGGGCGGCGTGAGCGCTTCGGGGACTGTGTGAGCAGGCCTCCTGTCGAAAAAATCCGATAGATGTGCAAATCCCACCCACACCCTCATCCTGAGGTGTTGGCGATCGGAGATCGCACGCGATCGAAGATCGACCGACCTCGAAGGAGGGCTCCAGATACCTCAGTGCCTTCTGGAGCCCTCCTTCGAGGCTCACTTCGTTCGCACCTCAGGATGAGGTGAGTGGGTGGGATGCTCCACCCCCTTTCTCTTTCAGATCACCCCTCAGACAGGCGCTCGGGCGCGGCTGCTCCGCGGCCGCACCAACCGATCGAGAAAATTCCCGATCTCCCGCCGACGCCGCTCCGGCTCCAGGACCTCGGCCACGACCCCGAGGCGCCAGGCAAGGTCGGGACGCCCCTCCGGGTCGTGGTGCAGATCGCGAAACGCATCCGCGTAAGCATGGAGCGCGGCCTCGTCCGGGCACAAACCCGCCTCCACCACCCCGCTGGCGGAGAGCCGCAGCATCGCCGCGACCTCGTCGAGGTCGAGCTCGGGATGGTATTGCGTGCCCCAGAA
This sequence is a window from Methylobacterium sp. SyP6R. Protein-coding genes within it:
- a CDS encoding acyltransferase family protein, with amino-acid sequence MSARPNTEPALSVRPDDPVRPPVRPHAAPETGRLAWVDVAKGICIILVVMMHSTLGVGEAMGGEGFMHHVVEFAKPFRIPDFFLLSGLFVGRVVDRDWRLFSDRRIVHFAYFYLLWMVLQSAVKYGQITEGAGPGAFLAHLAHGLIEPYSTLWFIYLLAVFSVAVKLLRRVPGPVLLIGAALLQLAPVHTGSTLIDEFCARFVYFVAGYLFAARIFALADWVRARSGLALVGLAAWAGIEGALVFTPTGFPSHPNLAGLPGVSLVLGAAGALAIVSAAALLTRAGGPVTAMLRACGERSIVIYLAFFLPMAGLRTVLVKSGIIADVGVVSLLVTATAVAVPLGIERLVRHTPARFLFRRPAAFHLVGEERATPAPGLASARAT
- a CDS encoding methyl-accepting chemotaxis protein, whose product is MMTDADDLRRSYARILIGLLWAHVPVAAVIPLLPGEGGTLAPAGAATLLATLATLSWWRDPTGLRTRIATALALVGMAAVLLYASAGHPWQIDLHMYFFACLAVLAGWCDWRVILAATAATALHHLVLNLVLPGAVFPTGASLQRVLLHAGILTIEAAMLAWICRTVSGTLAGLARSEREAQSQMARLRDLERQGETAREAAEHDRRESVMRMAAAFEAAVGGIVGEVAAAAGELQATAHAMSQKAGSAAARSAEAEAAAGQAAGDVGAVAAATEELGASVREVGQQVGESAGLARAAVTEADRTAALVGELSEAASRIGDVVSLISGVADQTNLLALNATIEAARAGAAGRGFAVVAAEVKELASQTAKATQEISGQIGRIQGATGDAVRAIEAIGGRIRGIDGVAAAVAAAVEEQGAATREIIRAMDRAAAGTGSLTATIGAVAQAAGDTGSAAGRVLASADALTHQADHLGAEVARFLQGVRAA